In Actinoplanes sp. NBC_00393, a single genomic region encodes these proteins:
- a CDS encoding MarR family winged helix-turn-helix transcriptional regulator yields the protein MQLSGQTLFAFVRFWSRRWTGNGTGPDAQRGRDVMVLEAVHALTRRNAPTSINEVARELGLDQSGASRMVTHAEKEGLVTRHAPGRIGVPSAIVNTPAGEELLRQAHAWQDETLRTLTADWPQEDVVTLLTLMNRLVEAQNRR from the coding sequence GTGCAGCTCAGCGGACAGACGTTGTTCGCCTTCGTACGCTTCTGGTCGCGGCGATGGACCGGCAACGGCACAGGGCCGGACGCGCAGCGCGGGCGCGACGTGATGGTGCTCGAAGCAGTGCACGCCCTCACCCGGCGCAACGCCCCCACGTCGATCAACGAGGTGGCTCGCGAGCTCGGGCTGGACCAGTCCGGAGCGAGCCGCATGGTGACCCACGCCGAGAAGGAAGGCCTGGTCACCCGGCACGCCCCGGGCCGTATCGGCGTCCCGTCGGCGATCGTCAACACGCCCGCCGGCGAAGAGCTGCTCCGTCAGGCTCACGCATGGCAGGACGAGACGCTGCGTACCCTCACCGCCGACTGGCCACAGGAGGATGTCGTCACCCTGCTGACCCTGATGAACCGCCTGGTGGAAGCCCAGAATCGGCGATAG
- a CDS encoding DUF2293 domain-containing protein — MQATTKLERRVVTAAEQALTRGRQVSPLDVLTGLGWVPPGLVTDWRQGRVPHLEAVAAVSADRLADALEVFHRWVKSRDLRAGEVEYPAATRDRRPLQFTAAGDPALEAAYRTHWMPADLPEQQRDRLTARQSKAPDLVVMQALKEFTCAGCGRTDAELLMMEDAGPTCLACVDFDHLVFLPAGDAALTRRAKKASRLSAVVVRFNRSRKRYERQGLLVEEAAVEEAEQQCLSDEEARARRRERDRQRREVADEQFQEELAAAIGRLFPGCPPPRAAAISAHAAVRGSGRVGRSAAGRALDPDAVTRAVVASVRHEDTAYDELLMTGVPRDEARARIRPEIDRVLERWR; from the coding sequence GCAGGTCAGCCCGCTCGACGTGCTCACCGGGTTGGGCTGGGTGCCGCCCGGGCTGGTCACGGACTGGCGGCAGGGCCGGGTGCCGCATCTGGAAGCGGTCGCGGCGGTCTCGGCCGACCGGCTGGCCGACGCGCTCGAGGTGTTCCACCGCTGGGTGAAGAGCCGTGACCTGCGAGCCGGCGAGGTCGAGTATCCGGCGGCCACCCGCGACCGGCGGCCGTTGCAGTTCACCGCCGCGGGCGATCCGGCGCTGGAGGCCGCCTACCGCACCCATTGGATGCCGGCTGACCTGCCGGAACAGCAGCGGGACCGGCTGACCGCCCGGCAGAGCAAGGCGCCGGATCTGGTGGTGATGCAGGCGCTCAAGGAGTTCACGTGCGCGGGCTGCGGGCGTACGGATGCCGAGTTGCTCATGATGGAGGATGCCGGACCGACCTGCCTGGCCTGCGTGGATTTTGATCATCTGGTGTTCCTGCCGGCCGGCGACGCGGCGCTGACCCGGCGGGCCAAGAAGGCCAGCCGGCTGTCGGCGGTGGTGGTGCGGTTCAACCGGTCCCGCAAGCGGTACGAGCGGCAGGGGCTGCTGGTCGAGGAGGCGGCCGTCGAGGAGGCCGAGCAGCAGTGCCTGTCGGACGAGGAGGCGCGGGCCCGTCGCCGGGAACGCGACCGGCAGCGGCGGGAGGTCGCCGACGAACAGTTCCAGGAGGAGCTGGCCGCGGCCATCGGCCGGCTGTTCCCGGGCTGTCCGCCGCCGCGCGCGGCAGCGATCAGCGCGCATGCCGCAGTGCGCGGCAGCGGGCGGGTCGGGCGCAGCGCTGCCGGGCGGGCATTGGATCCGGACGCGGTCACCCGCGCGGTGGTGGCTTCGGTGCGGCATGAGGACACGGCGTACGACGAGCTGCTCATGACCGGCGTGCCACGCGACGAGGCCCGCGCCCGGATCCGCCCGGAGATCGACCGCGTCCTGGAGCGCTGGCGCTGA